A genomic region of Arachis hypogaea cultivar Tifrunner chromosome 5, arahy.Tifrunner.gnm2.J5K5, whole genome shotgun sequence contains the following coding sequences:
- the LOC112801044 gene encoding uncharacterized protein translates to MSDSGRVTITLGRSGQVVKRDLSSADVSYASSLSLAGTKRPVRDRIGNNVDGYGHSNNKRHRGDNSIQNGFDDGRIDKDDLRLKLMRKSASKRAESNGDRSQIDLREKLTKAVRSPMTSFNSKQRELEPRETSMIRRIPSARSSDDLMRMESMRSSYSPWTLDHIRRRSPDGFPSSSRRISPQRNVEDLQRRPLNRTYESVTPVPYVTRDVESSRPPGTTPASFAARSTMSTLPPVTAKPVTSHLGQLPPSSSVAQRASYVGDEQQSLQTVDGLLHALGLGKYAILFKAEEVDMTALKQMGEHDLKELGIPMGPRKKILLALLPRAKRQQ, encoded by the exons ATGTCCGATAGTGGTCGAGTTACCATTACTCTTGGCCGTAGTGGTCAG GTTGTCAAGAGGGATTTATCTTCAGCTGACGTATCGTATGCTTCTTCTCTTTCCTTGGCTGGAACTAAGCGGCCTGTAAGAGACAGAATTGGAAATAATGTAGATGGTTATGGACACAGCAACAACAAACG ACACAGAGGAGATAATAGCATACAAAATGGGTTTGACG ATGGGCGTATTGACAAAGATGATCTTCGGTTGAAGCTTATGCGCAAAAGTGCATCTAAGCGAGCTGAGAGCAATGGTGATAGGAGCCAGATAGATCTCCGTGAAAAACTGACCAAGGCAGTTCGTTCTCCAATGACCAGTTTTAATTCAAAGCAGCGTGAACTTGAACCAAGGGAAACAAGCATGATTAGGCGAATTCCCTCAGCTAGAAGTTCTGATGATTTAATGCGTATGGAATCCATGAGAAGCTCATACTCTCCTTGGACATTGGACCATATTAGGCGAAGATCACCAGATGGGTTTCCAAGTAGTTCCAGGAGGATTTCCCCTCAAAGAAATGTGGAAGACCTACAGAGGAGGCCACTAAATAGGACATATGAAAGTGTTACACCGGTACCTTATGTAACTAGGGATGTTGAATCTTCAAGGCCTCCTGGCACTACACCTGCATCTTTTGCAGCTCGCTCAACAATGTCCACTTTGCCTCCTGTAACTGCTAAGCCTGTAACATCTCATCTTGGCCAACTTCCTCCATCAAGCAGTGTTGCACAAAGAGCTTCATATGTG GGTGACGAACAGCAATCTCTCCAAACTGTTGATGGCCTGTTACATGCTCTAGGACTGGGAAAATATGCCATTCTCTTCAAGGCTGAAGAA GTAGATATGACTGCATTGAAGCAGATGGGAGAACATGACCTCAAGGAGCTTGGAATTCCTATG GGTCCAAGAAAGAAAATTCTTCTCGCTCTCTTGCCTCGTGCAAAACGTCAACAGTGA
- the LOC112801045 gene encoding uncharacterized protein, translating into MERDVCDLSPTWDCENGNNSVEKRLRLFGFELNPPSNSVKDPNTTEGSDESVNSSSNSVSLGGDKTTAQDQRTTTTNNNNEKKFECQYCLKEFANSQALGGHQNAHKKERMKKKRLQLQARKATINYYLQQPNFPNNNHYHGFFYHNQNHNNSNTPWFYDPSSYNYYSDFTACEESQISFNPNDQDSNFLIEKASNSNWYSSLPSSYQTASSSQQDSCMFNFSNTSTEDNNNNRAYNIFKPCNFLDSSNHQIQSHNSNNKALDLQLGLNLQSNTRRA; encoded by the coding sequence ATGGAAAGGGATGTGTGTGATCTTTCTCCCACATGGGATTGTGAAAATGGCAATAATTCTGTGGAGAAGAGGCTAAGGCTATTTGGATTTGAGCTGAATCCACCTTCAAACAGTGTGAAAGATCCTAACACTACAGAAGGATCAGATGAAAGTGTGAATTCATCATCTAACTCAGTTTCTTTAGGAGGGGACAAAACCACAGCACAAGATCAAAGAACCACaaccactaataataataatgagaagAAGTTTGAGTGCCAATACTGTTTGAAGGAATTTGCAAATTCACAAGCACTTGGTGGGCACCAAAATGCTCACAAGAAAGAgaggatgaagaagaaaaggttgcAGCTTCAAGCAAGGAAAGCCACCATAAACTACTATCTTCAACAGCCTAATTTCCCAAACAACAATCATTATCATGGTTTTTTTTACCATAATCAGAATCATAATAACAGTAACACACCTTGGTTCTATGATCCTTCTTCCTACAACTACTATTCTGACTTCACAGCTTGTGAAGAATCCCAAATTAGCTTTAACCCCAATGATCAAGATTCAAACTTTTTGATCGAAAAAGCATCCAATAGTAATTGGTATTCATCTCTACCATCATCATATCAAACTGCTTCTTCTTCACAGCAAGattcttgcatgttcaatttctcTAATACTAGTAcagaagataataataataatagggctTACAACATCTTCAAGCCTTGCAACTTTCTTGATTCTTCAAATCATCAAATACAAAGCCATAATAGTAATAACAAAGCTTTAGATCTTCAATTAGGCCTCAATTTGCAGTCAAATACAAGAAGGGCCtaa